In bacterium 336/3, the following proteins share a genomic window:
- a CDS encoding ADP-L-glycero-D-manno-heptose-6-epimerase, producing the protein MIVVTGAAGFIGSCLVARLNQDNFNAIIAVDDFSKTEKNPNLEGKTIKERVEREQFFDWLKENHKEVEFIFHLGARTDTTEFDVNIFNHLNLEYTKKMWQACIEYQIPLVYASSAATYGLGELGYDDDEQKISKLKPLNPYGQSKQDFDVWALAQSQKPFFWAGLKFFNVYGPNEYHKNRMASVIFHAFNQIKDTQSMKLFRSHHPDYLDGGQKRDFVYVKDVVEVCMFLMHHRKDSGIYNLGSGKARTFLDLAKNTFKAMDIEPKISFVDTPADIRDKYQYFTEANMKKLKAIGYAKPFHTLEEGIKDYVQSYLIQDRKIM; encoded by the coding sequence ATGATTGTAGTAACAGGTGCAGCAGGTTTTATAGGAAGTTGTTTGGTGGCAAGGCTCAACCAAGATAATTTCAATGCCATTATTGCTGTAGATGACTTTTCAAAGACAGAGAAGAACCCTAATTTAGAAGGGAAAACAATTAAGGAAAGAGTCGAAAGAGAACAATTTTTTGATTGGCTCAAAGAAAATCACAAAGAAGTTGAGTTTATTTTTCATTTAGGAGCAAGAACTGATACTACAGAATTTGATGTAAACATATTCAATCATCTGAATTTAGAGTACACAAAAAAAATGTGGCAAGCTTGTATAGAGTACCAAATCCCTTTAGTATATGCTTCATCTGCTGCTACTTATGGTTTGGGGGAGTTAGGCTATGATGATGATGAACAAAAAATTTCAAAACTAAAACCTCTCAATCCTTACGGACAATCCAAACAAGACTTTGATGTATGGGCTCTTGCTCAAAGTCAAAAGCCATTTTTTTGGGCAGGATTGAAGTTCTTCAATGTCTATGGTCCTAACGAATACCACAAAAACAGAATGGCTTCAGTAATATTTCATGCATTCAATCAAATTAAAGATACACAAAGCATGAAACTATTCCGTTCTCACCATCCAGATTATTTAGATGGTGGACAAAAACGTGATTTTGTGTATGTAAAAGATGTTGTGGAAGTTTGTATGTTTCTGATGCACCACCGCAAAGATTCTGGAATTTATAATTTAGGAAGTGGAAAAGCTCGTACATTCTTAGACTTAGCCAAAAATACCTTCAAAGCTATGGACATAGAACCTAAAATTAGCTTTGTTGATACACCTGCTGATATACGTGATAAATACCAGTATTTCACAGAAGCCAACATGAAAAAACTCAAAGCAATAGGCTATGCTAAACCATTCCATACACTGGAAGAAGGAATTAAAGATTACGTTCAAAGCTATTTGATACAAGACAGAAAAATCATGTAA
- a CDS encoding PadR family transcriptional regulator, producing the protein MKQNNPILKGSLTLIILKLLEEKGAMYGYEICQQVKEITDNTLQITEGALYPALHKLEAEGTISSYTETIEGRTRKYYTLTLEGSNIVKTRVQEFLDTLKSVESILSLQSKLKTI; encoded by the coding sequence ATGAAACAAAATAACCCTATACTAAAAGGAAGCTTAACACTCATTATCCTTAAACTATTAGAAGAGAAAGGAGCAATGTATGGTTATGAGATTTGCCAACAAGTAAAAGAAATTACAGATAATACATTGCAAATTACAGAAGGAGCTTTGTATCCTGCTTTACATAAATTAGAAGCTGAGGGAACCATTAGCTCTTATACAGAAACTATAGAAGGAAGGACCAGAAAATACTATACACTTACACTTGAAGGTAGTAATATAGTTAAAACAAGAGTACAAGAATTTCTAGATACTCTTAAAAGCGTAGAAAGCATTTTATCATTGCAATCCAAATTGAAAACAATATGA
- a CDS encoding SAM-dependent methyltransferase: MKYIISFLIRFVPRKYLQLVSGIGLKFLGLFYRGNNVECPISGKTYRKFLPYGRIHPRENALCPDSQSLERHRLMWLFLKEKTDFFQAPLKVLHIAPEVCFIHRFENLKNLQEYITADLESPLAKVKMDIHKMPFEDNHFDVVFCNHVMEHVEDDLQAMREIRRVLKPTGWAIIQSPMDLSLATTYEDKTITSPQEREKAFGQNDHVRMYGRDYAQRLSLAGFRVVEDEYVKQLPPEKVKRYALPADEIIYHCFKN; the protein is encoded by the coding sequence ATGAAATATATTATTAGTTTTTTAATAAGATTTGTTCCTCGTAAATATTTACAATTGGTTAGTGGTATAGGTTTAAAGTTTTTAGGCTTATTTTACAGAGGTAATAATGTAGAATGCCCTATTTCTGGCAAAACCTATCGAAAATTTTTGCCCTATGGCAGAATACACCCAAGAGAAAATGCTCTCTGTCCCGATTCTCAGTCTTTAGAACGTCATCGTTTGATGTGGTTGTTTTTAAAAGAGAAAACAGATTTTTTTCAGGCTCCACTCAAAGTATTACATATTGCTCCAGAAGTTTGTTTTATTCATAGATTTGAGAACCTCAAAAATTTACAAGAGTATATCACTGCCGATTTAGAATCGCCACTTGCCAAAGTGAAAATGGATATTCATAAAATGCCTTTTGAGGATAATCATTTTGATGTGGTATTTTGCAATCATGTTATGGAGCATGTAGAGGACGATTTGCAAGCTATGCGTGAAATCAGAAGAGTATTGAAACCTACGGGTTGGGCTATTATTCAATCACCTATGGATTTGAGCTTGGCAACTACCTATGAAGACAAAACGATTACTTCTCCCCAAGAAAGAGAAAAGGCATTTGGACAAAACGACCATGTACGCATGTACGGACGTGACTATGCCCAGAGACTTTCTTTGGCTGGTTTCAGAGTGGTAGAAGATGAATATGTAAAACAACTTCCTCCTGAAAAAGTAAAAAGATATGCTTTGCCTGCTGATGAAATTATCTATCATTGCTTTAAAAACTAG
- a CDS encoding adenine phosphoribosyltransferase, giving the protein MNLQDFIRDVRDFPKSGIVFKDITTLLKDPEAFKTAGDMLYNFSKNLGIQKVAAIESRGFMFGSLLAQRLGVGFVPIRKPKKLPAQVFSQSYTLEYGEDTLEMHQDAISKGEKVLLHDDLLATGGTAEAACKLIKQAGGIIMQVSFLVELAFLNGRDKLESYDIVSVLRYDKE; this is encoded by the coding sequence ATGAACTTACAAGATTTCATACGAGATGTTAGAGATTTTCCAAAATCTGGTATTGTATTCAAAGATATTACCACCTTACTCAAAGATCCAGAAGCCTTTAAAACTGCTGGAGATATGCTTTATAATTTTTCTAAGAACTTAGGAATTCAAAAAGTAGCTGCTATTGAGTCAAGAGGTTTTATGTTTGGTTCGTTGCTTGCTCAGCGTTTAGGAGTTGGTTTTGTACCTATTCGTAAACCAAAGAAACTGCCTGCTCAAGTTTTTTCACAATCTTACACATTAGAATATGGTGAAGATACCTTAGAAATGCATCAAGATGCTATTTCTAAAGGTGAAAAAGTATTATTACATGACGACTTATTGGCTACAGGTGGAACAGCCGAAGCAGCTTGTAAACTGATTAAGCAAGCGGGAGGTATTATAATGCAAGTTTCTTTTTTGGTGGAGTTGGCTTTCTTGAATGGTAGAGATAAATTAGAAAGCTATGATATAGTTTCTGTACTCAGATATGATAAAGAATAA
- a CDS encoding exopolyphosphatase, producing MDNLKQLKEFLFKPKNIVITTHHKPDADALGSALGLSGYLKKLGHTVKVISPSDYPRFLFWLPDNESVVCFGKNNINEIKEIVASADLICCLDFGCYPRLEQMGSIFENANKPVLLIDHHINPTIKPTYNYHDVTAAATAQLIYELIVELGDKDKVDITIGEALYAGILTDTGSFKHPSTTKKVHQIAGELIDIGVNTSKVHNRIYDNNSEERLRFLGYMLSNKLKVLPEYRVAYFTVSAEELKKFNSQTGDTEGVVNYALSIEGMVMSAIMIERNDSVKLSFRSVGDFSVNDFAGKYFNGGGHKNAAGGASSLSLSQTEAKFLELIQKHQEQLLQTKN from the coding sequence ATGGATAATTTGAAACAATTAAAAGAATTTTTATTTAAACCTAAAAATATAGTTATCACTACACACCACAAACCTGATGCAGACGCTTTAGGGTCTGCATTGGGTTTGTCGGGGTATTTGAAAAAATTAGGACATACTGTAAAAGTAATAAGCCCAAGTGATTATCCAAGGTTTTTATTTTGGTTACCTGATAACGAATCTGTAGTTTGTTTTGGTAAAAATAATATAAATGAAATCAAAGAGATTGTAGCAAGTGCAGACCTAATTTGCTGTCTAGATTTTGGGTGTTATCCTCGATTAGAGCAAATGGGTAGTATCTTCGAAAATGCTAATAAACCAGTTTTACTCATTGACCACCACATCAACCCTACTATTAAGCCTACATACAATTATCATGATGTAACAGCAGCTGCTACTGCTCAACTTATATATGAACTTATAGTAGAGTTGGGTGATAAAGATAAGGTTGATATAACTATTGGAGAAGCCTTGTATGCAGGAATCCTGACAGATACAGGCTCATTCAAACATCCATCTACAACCAAGAAAGTACATCAAATAGCAGGAGAATTGATTGATATAGGAGTCAATACCTCCAAAGTACATAATAGAATTTATGATAATAACTCTGAAGAACGTTTGCGTTTTTTGGGCTATATGCTAAGTAATAAACTCAAAGTTTTACCTGAATACAGAGTAGCTTATTTTACAGTTTCTGCGGAAGAATTAAAGAAATTTAATTCACAAACAGGAGATACAGAAGGTGTTGTAAATTATGCACTATCTATTGAAGGAATGGTCATGTCAGCAATTATGATAGAACGCAATGACAGTGTAAAATTATCTTTTCGCTCAGTTGGAGATTTTTCTGTTAATGATTTTGCAGGTAAATATTTCAATGGTGGTGGACATAAAAATGCTGCTGGTGGAGCATCATCACTTTCTCTATCACAAACAGAAGCTAAATTTTTAGAACTTATACAAAAACATCAAGAACAATTACTTCAAACCAAAAACTAA
- a CDS encoding ferritin, which translates to MKDLMRMKTSLKEEIESILNEQVKMEAHASAKYLAMASWCDRNGYENSADYFFKQSEEEREHMLKIFKYISDMGGTAISPEVTNVSNDFDSFRGVFELALESEISVSQSINRIVDACRKHHDYMTEKFIHWFLQEQIEEEYIARRAVELFDVIGEEGVGRFMIDKQIIEIKYSAE; encoded by the coding sequence ATGAAAGATTTAATGAGAATGAAAACCTCTTTAAAAGAGGAAATAGAGAGCATCTTGAATGAGCAAGTAAAAATGGAAGCTCACGCTTCAGCAAAATATTTGGCAATGGCTTCTTGGTGTGATAGAAATGGTTATGAAAATAGTGCGGATTACTTTTTCAAACAATCTGAAGAAGAAAGAGAACATATGCTCAAAATATTCAAATACATTTCTGATATGGGTGGAACTGCTATCTCTCCAGAAGTAACCAATGTATCTAATGATTTTGATTCTTTTAGAGGAGTATTTGAATTAGCTCTAGAATCAGAAATATCTGTAAGTCAGTCGATTAATAGAATTGTAGATGCATGTCGCAAACATCATGATTATATGACAGAAAAATTCATCCACTGGTTCTTACAAGAGCAAATTGAAGAAGAATATATTGCAAGAAGAGCTGTTGAGCTTTTTGATGTAATTGGTGAAGAGGGTGTTGGTAGATTTATGATTGACAAACAAATTATAGAAATTAAGTATAGTGCTGAATAA
- a CDS encoding ribosome-binding factor A: protein MESKRQQKFARLIQKELGDIFQADVKGLFNGAFITVTTVRVSPDLSIAKVYLSFLNQKDRQGVLEDIEDKNKAIRSELAKRIGKQVRIIPILQFYLDDTAEYASKIEGLFNNIDIPPSDKDYNIDYNVDETDDDD from the coding sequence ATGGAAAGTAAAAGACAACAAAAGTTTGCCCGTCTTATTCAGAAAGAATTAGGTGATATATTTCAGGCAGATGTAAAAGGATTATTCAATGGAGCTTTTATTACAGTTACTACTGTGAGAGTAAGTCCTGATTTATCAATAGCTAAAGTTTATTTAAGTTTTTTGAACCAAAAAGATAGACAAGGTGTATTAGAAGACATTGAAGATAAAAATAAAGCTATTCGTAGTGAGTTAGCCAAAAGAATTGGTAAACAAGTTCGTATTATTCCTATACTACAATTTTATTTGGATGACACAGCAGAATATGCTTCTAAGATAGAAGGATTATTTAATAATATTGATATTCCTCCTTCTGACAAAGATTATAATATTGACTATAATGTTGATGAAACAGATGATGATGATTAG
- a CDS encoding NAD-dependent epimerase — translation MQKESILVIGSAGQLGVELVTALKNVYGENQVVSSDVREPAKIRKEELGIFEKLDVLNPIRLNEIVEKYNITQIYHLAAMLSATGEKHPKHAWQLNMQGLINVLDIAIEKKLHKIYFPSSIAVFGPTTPKDNTPQFCSMEPTTVYGISKQAGEGWCNYYFKRYGVDVRSLRYPGLIGYKSMPGGGTTDYAVDIYHKALYSKTYECFLSENTYLPMMYMDDAIKATLDLMHADASKIAVRTSYNLSGMSFSPKEIAQSIQKTIPEFTITYNIDFRQAIADSWPNSIDDSQAQNDWGWKPDYDLDKMTKTMLENIKIGIEKGIIV, via the coding sequence ATGCAAAAAGAATCTATTTTAGTTATTGGCTCGGCAGGTCAATTGGGTGTTGAACTGGTTACTGCCCTGAAAAATGTATATGGAGAAAATCAAGTGGTTTCTTCTGATGTTCGAGAGCCTGCCAAAATTCGTAAGGAAGAACTTGGTATTTTTGAGAAATTAGATGTTTTAAATCCTATCCGTCTCAATGAAATTGTAGAAAAGTATAATATTACTCAAATCTATCACCTTGCAGCCATGCTTTCGGCTACAGGCGAAAAGCATCCCAAACATGCTTGGCAGCTTAATATGCAAGGACTTATTAATGTTTTGGATATTGCCATAGAGAAGAAACTACATAAAATTTATTTTCCAAGTTCTATTGCTGTTTTTGGACCAACCACTCCTAAAGATAATACTCCACAATTTTGTTCTATGGAACCTACTACTGTATATGGCATCAGTAAACAAGCAGGTGAGGGTTGGTGTAACTATTATTTTAAACGTTATGGAGTAGATGTACGTAGTTTGCGTTACCCTGGATTGATAGGTTATAAATCTATGCCAGGAGGAGGTACAACTGACTATGCAGTAGACATTTACCATAAAGCATTGTATTCTAAGACTTATGAGTGTTTTCTTTCAGAAAATACATACTTACCTATGATGTACATGGATGATGCGATTAAAGCAACTTTAGACTTAATGCATGCTGATGCATCAAAAATTGCAGTAAGAACATCCTATAATTTGAGTGGAATGAGTTTTTCACCAAAAGAAATAGCACAATCTATCCAGAAAACTATCCCAGAATTTACCATTACTTATAATATAGATTTCAGACAAGCTATTGCAGACTCTTGGCCTAACAGCATTGATGATAGCCAAGCCCAAAATGATTGGGGCTGGAAACCTGATTATGATTTGGATAAAATGACAAAGACTATGCTTGAGAATATCAAGATTGGTATAGAAAAAGGAATTATTGTTTAA
- a CDS encoding orotate phosphoribosyltransferase, which produces MENVAHKIASLLLEIQAVKLSPNAPFKWSSGWLSPIYCDNRLTLSYPETRTYIKNAFVDLIKAKFADVEAIAGVATAGIPQGALIADAMGLPFVYVRSEAKKHGMTNLIEGKVEPNQKIVVIEDLISTGGSSLKVVDALREANCDVLGLVAIMTYGFEVAIQAFEEKNVPFYTLSNYNFVLDEALKQNIIDTNIQKSLEEWRKEPSNWQGI; this is translated from the coding sequence ATGGAAAATGTAGCTCATAAAATAGCATCTTTATTATTAGAAATTCAGGCTGTAAAACTAAGCCCCAATGCTCCTTTTAAGTGGAGTTCTGGATGGCTCTCTCCTATTTATTGTGATAACCGTCTCACACTTTCATATCCTGAAACTCGTACTTACATTAAAAATGCTTTTGTAGATTTAATAAAAGCTAAATTTGCTGATGTAGAAGCTATTGCAGGTGTTGCTACAGCAGGAATTCCCCAAGGGGCTTTGATTGCAGACGCAATGGGTTTGCCGTTTGTTTATGTACGCTCTGAAGCAAAAAAACATGGTATGACAAATCTAATTGAAGGCAAAGTTGAACCTAATCAGAAAATTGTAGTCATTGAAGATTTGATTTCTACGGGTGGGAGCTCTCTGAAAGTAGTTGATGCTTTAAGAGAAGCAAATTGTGACGTTTTGGGACTTGTAGCTATCATGACTTATGGCTTTGAAGTAGCTATACAGGCTTTTGAAGAAAAAAATGTTCCTTTTTATACTTTATCTAATTATAATTTTGTACTTGATGAGGCTCTTAAACAAAATATAATTGATACAAATATTCAAAAATCGTTGGAAGAATGGAGAAAAGAACCCAGTAATTGGCAAGGTATTTAA
- a CDS encoding TonB-dependent receptor — protein sequence MKNSIINFIVAFCFTALQSYSQTISSISGKVISTSNELIIGNVLVLSVKDSVFIKGTSFTDTTFILTNINKSEVLLKFSSLSFPDTIIRVTYRGLSDIDIGTIVMKVDENDLEAIKVVGTLPLIKHNADGTIEVNVANTILSASSSITEILSKSPNIIENNGQLSVFGKGEAMLFLNGKQITNERLSSIPVSQILKIEIISNPSSKYDAEGKAVINIITKTIVEAGIMGTISQQITYSDFAGTNTQSFLDLSYMKGKFSVIGNYSLLLGENRMFLHTTRTRPSVEEYLKSDLTTDWRYKMNNYSNYGLGMQYNFNSKSNISIAYNGYLENMGGSTRSQNTIDTKTDNSFYRSYIDKDEERTNNSLTLNYNKTLDSLGSTLFVGSQYSQFNSDIDDFITENKTVNGVDGIRYLQNDVNHNITVSSSQFDFTKTFRNHKKLEIGAKFSYVSTESATNFLIADNGSEFILDNNLSNKFRYDEKIPAAYFNYSGSINKVNFGIGIRGELTDYKLNTSIGNGQILTDNYFNIFPNLQINTIISKSLKLRASYLSRITRPRYQALNPFVIYQDPFTTIEGNPNLIPEKVHAFEVGANYQDFDFRVGYNYTIDPLNAAALRGFNPNSYVLKAINLDKGYSYFTSITKNTNLKWWTSINTVNLSYNNLITNQYNFVFVNPKPQLYLYSNNTFNVNNLFKVQLLAWYLGRKQQGLYDEYSRYLITLGVEKDFLQKKLKIRFLANDIFTRTNASGFYSVGQTNIIYNRTFNNSYFRFIATFNFGKLKKFNFKIKSTGQSENNRAN from the coding sequence ATGAAAAACTCCATTATCAATTTTATAGTTGCATTTTGTTTCACGGCTTTGCAAAGTTACAGCCAAACCATCAGTTCTATTTCAGGAAAAGTAATAAGTACTTCAAATGAATTAATCATAGGAAATGTACTTGTATTGTCTGTTAAAGATTCTGTTTTTATTAAGGGAACAAGTTTTACAGACACAACCTTTATTTTAACCAATATCAATAAATCAGAAGTATTACTCAAGTTTTCTTCTTTATCATTTCCTGATACAATTATAAGAGTTACCTATAGAGGGCTATCTGATATTGATATAGGTACAATTGTTATGAAAGTAGATGAAAATGACTTGGAGGCTATTAAAGTTGTAGGTACACTACCCCTTATAAAACACAATGCCGATGGAACAATTGAAGTGAATGTAGCCAATACTATCCTCTCTGCTAGTAGTTCTATTACTGAAATACTTTCTAAATCTCCGAATATCATAGAGAATAATGGTCAATTATCTGTCTTTGGGAAAGGCGAGGCCATGCTTTTTCTTAATGGCAAACAAATTACAAATGAACGATTATCTTCTATACCTGTTTCTCAGATATTAAAGATTGAAATTATTTCCAATCCTTCTTCGAAATACGATGCAGAAGGAAAAGCAGTCATTAATATCATTACAAAAACCATTGTTGAAGCAGGCATTATGGGAACAATCAGTCAGCAAATTACTTATTCTGATTTTGCAGGAACTAACACACAATCATTTCTGGATTTGAGTTATATGAAGGGTAAATTTTCAGTAATCGGTAATTATTCATTGCTTTTGGGTGAAAATCGAATGTTTCTGCATACCACCAGAACCAGACCCTCAGTAGAAGAATACCTCAAATCGGATTTGACAACTGATTGGAGATATAAAATGAATAATTACTCAAACTATGGTTTAGGTATGCAATACAACTTTAATAGTAAAAGCAATATTTCTATAGCATATAATGGTTATTTAGAAAACATGGGTGGGTCTACAAGAAGCCAAAACACTATTGATACAAAAACTGATAATAGTTTTTACAGAAGCTATATTGACAAAGATGAAGAAAGAACCAATAATTCATTGACCTTAAATTATAATAAAACCCTTGATTCGCTTGGCTCTACTTTGTTTGTTGGGTCTCAGTATTCACAATTCAATTCTGATATTGATGACTTTATAACTGAGAATAAAACTGTTAATGGCGTAGATGGTATCAGGTATTTACAAAATGATGTGAATCATAACATAACTGTTTCAAGCAGTCAGTTTGATTTTACAAAAACATTTCGTAATCATAAGAAATTAGAAATAGGAGCCAAGTTTAGTTATGTTAGTACCGAATCTGCTACAAACTTTCTTATAGCAGATAATGGCAGTGAATTCATATTAGACAATAATCTATCTAATAAATTTAGGTATGATGAAAAGATACCCGCTGCATATTTCAATTATAGTGGATCCATCAATAAAGTAAATTTTGGAATTGGCATAAGAGGCGAACTAACTGATTATAAACTTAATACAAGTATAGGAAATGGACAAATCCTCACTGATAATTATTTTAATATATTTCCTAACTTACAGATAAACACTATCATTTCCAAATCGCTTAAATTAAGGGCTTCATATTTATCAAGAATAACAAGACCACGTTATCAAGCTCTTAACCCTTTTGTCATTTATCAAGATCCATTTACTACCATTGAAGGGAACCCAAATCTAATACCTGAAAAAGTACATGCTTTTGAGGTAGGAGCAAATTATCAAGATTTTGATTTTCGAGTAGGATATAATTACACAATAGACCCTCTTAACGCTGCTGCTCTAAGAGGCTTCAATCCTAATAGTTATGTTTTAAAAGCTATAAACTTAGACAAGGGTTACAGTTATTTTACATCCATTACTAAAAATACCAATCTCAAGTGGTGGACTTCTATCAACACTGTAAATCTTAGTTACAACAACCTGATAACCAATCAATATAATTTTGTTTTTGTAAACCCTAAACCACAATTATATCTCTATTCTAACAATACTTTCAATGTTAATAATTTATTCAAGGTACAATTGCTTGCATGGTATTTGGGTCGTAAGCAACAGGGTTTATATGATGAATACAGCAGATATTTGATAACATTGGGAGTTGAAAAAGATTTTCTGCAAAAAAAGTTAAAAATAAGATTTTTGGCTAATGATATTTTTACAAGAACCAATGCTTCAGGGTTTTATAGTGTAGGCCAGACAAATATTATTTATAACAGAACTTTCAATAATAGTTACTTTAGATTTATTGCCACTTTTAATTTTGGGAAACTAAAAAAATTCAATTTTAAAATTAAGTCAACTGGGCAGTCCGAGAATAATAGAGCAAACTAA